A single genomic interval of Dysidea avara chromosome 8, odDysAvar1.4, whole genome shotgun sequence harbors:
- the LOC136262849 gene encoding unconventional prefoldin RPB5 interactor-like isoform X1 has translation MERLLEAENKILGECRSNVAQWEGFHDDYEALKQRLETLPDTTRHDVMVPLGPHAFMPGYLYHTNEILVLLGDNWFVQRSAKQACDIVSRRQKTVEKKLSDARKELEDAEARLHFTSSLQQDGVEIREEVTDDDHQPMTGGKRIAHKKKSANVVKEVAKKDDDLSKRLEELEHQEEENKEMDNAEITPQDNSTVINVKHSTQQSSSSVAQSQPGVITTPADICGKRHSPSSDQPEEVVTTTTKSVHWSQDITSSSTASSLPQGDTVSTPLTPMVKPFTGSVVETSNTTTQTGSEQQRKVSRFKASRKV, from the exons ATGGAACGGTTGTTGGAAGCCGAAAATAAG ATTTTAGGTGAATGTCGCAGCAACGTTGCACAATG GGAAGGATTTCATGATGACTATGAGGCACTGAAGCAACGTCTAGAGACCCTACCTGACACCACTCGTCATGACGTAATG GTCCCTCTAGGACCACATGCCTTCATGCCAGGATACCTGTACCACACCAATGAGATACTAGTATTACTGGGGGACAACTGGTTTGTACAACGGTCAGCTAAACAAGCTTGTGACATCGTCAGCAGAAGACAAAAAA CTGTGGAGAAGAAGCTATCCGATGCCAGGAAGGAGTTAGAGGATGCTGAGGCACGACTCCACTTCACGTCATCATTACAACAG GATGGAGTAGAGATCAGAGAAGAGGTTACTGATGATGATCACCAACCCATGACTGGCGGGAAGAGAATTGCACACAAAAAGAAGTCAGCAAATGTAGTAAAGGAAGTGGCAAAGAAGGACGATGATTTGTCGAAGAGACTGGAAGAGTTGGAACATCAGGAAGAAGAGAAcaaagagatggataatgctgAGATTACTCCACAAGACAATAGCACTGTTATTAATGTCAAACACTCAACACAACAATCATCATCTTCTGTGGCACAATCCCAGCCAGGAGTGATTACTACTCCAGCAGATATTTGTGGTAAGAGACATTCTCCTTCTTCAGATCAACCAGAGGAGGTTGTGACAACCACAACTAAGTCTGTTCACTGGTCACAAGATATTACTTCATCATCTACGGCATCATCACTGCCTCAGGGGGACACTGTGTCTACACCACTAACACCTATGGTGAAGCCATTTACTGGATCAGTTGTGGAGACCAGTAACACAACCACACAAACA GGGTCTGAGCAGCAACGCAAGGTGTCCCGGTTTAAGGCATCTCGCAAAGTGTGA
- the LOC136262849 gene encoding unconventional prefoldin RPB5 interactor-like isoform X3 has protein sequence MPGYLYHTNEILVLLGDNWFVQRSAKQACDIVSRRQKTVEKKLSDARKELEDAEARLHFTSSLQQDGVEIREEVTDDDHQPMTGGKRIAHKKKSANVVKEVAKKDDDLSKRLEELEHQEEENKEMDNAEITPQDNSTVINVKHSTQQSSSSVAQSQPGVITTPADICGKRHSPSSDQPEEVVTTTTKSVHWSQDITSSSTASSLPQGDTVSTPLTPMVKPFTGSVVETSNTTTQTGSEQQRKVSRFKASRKV, from the exons ATGCCAGGATACCTGTACCACACCAATGAGATACTAGTATTACTGGGGGACAACTGGTTTGTACAACGGTCAGCTAAACAAGCTTGTGACATCGTCAGCAGAAGACAAAAAA CTGTGGAGAAGAAGCTATCCGATGCCAGGAAGGAGTTAGAGGATGCTGAGGCACGACTCCACTTCACGTCATCATTACAACAG GATGGAGTAGAGATCAGAGAAGAGGTTACTGATGATGATCACCAACCCATGACTGGCGGGAAGAGAATTGCACACAAAAAGAAGTCAGCAAATGTAGTAAAGGAAGTGGCAAAGAAGGACGATGATTTGTCGAAGAGACTGGAAGAGTTGGAACATCAGGAAGAAGAGAAcaaagagatggataatgctgAGATTACTCCACAAGACAATAGCACTGTTATTAATGTCAAACACTCAACACAACAATCATCATCTTCTGTGGCACAATCCCAGCCAGGAGTGATTACTACTCCAGCAGATATTTGTGGTAAGAGACATTCTCCTTCTTCAGATCAACCAGAGGAGGTTGTGACAACCACAACTAAGTCTGTTCACTGGTCACAAGATATTACTTCATCATCTACGGCATCATCACTGCCTCAGGGGGACACTGTGTCTACACCACTAACACCTATGGTGAAGCCATTTACTGGATCAGTTGTGGAGACCAGTAACACAACCACACAAACA GGGTCTGAGCAGCAACGCAAGGTGTCCCGGTTTAAGGCATCTCGCAAAGTGTGA
- the LOC136262849 gene encoding unconventional prefoldin RPB5 interactor-like isoform X2 has protein sequence MVPLGPHAFMPGYLYHTNEILVLLGDNWFVQRSAKQACDIVSRRQKTVEKKLSDARKELEDAEARLHFTSSLQQDGVEIREEVTDDDHQPMTGGKRIAHKKKSANVVKEVAKKDDDLSKRLEELEHQEEENKEMDNAEITPQDNSTVINVKHSTQQSSSSVAQSQPGVITTPADICGKRHSPSSDQPEEVVTTTTKSVHWSQDITSSSTASSLPQGDTVSTPLTPMVKPFTGSVVETSNTTTQTGSEQQRKVSRFKASRKV, from the exons ATG GTCCCTCTAGGACCACATGCCTTCATGCCAGGATACCTGTACCACACCAATGAGATACTAGTATTACTGGGGGACAACTGGTTTGTACAACGGTCAGCTAAACAAGCTTGTGACATCGTCAGCAGAAGACAAAAAA CTGTGGAGAAGAAGCTATCCGATGCCAGGAAGGAGTTAGAGGATGCTGAGGCACGACTCCACTTCACGTCATCATTACAACAG GATGGAGTAGAGATCAGAGAAGAGGTTACTGATGATGATCACCAACCCATGACTGGCGGGAAGAGAATTGCACACAAAAAGAAGTCAGCAAATGTAGTAAAGGAAGTGGCAAAGAAGGACGATGATTTGTCGAAGAGACTGGAAGAGTTGGAACATCAGGAAGAAGAGAAcaaagagatggataatgctgAGATTACTCCACAAGACAATAGCACTGTTATTAATGTCAAACACTCAACACAACAATCATCATCTTCTGTGGCACAATCCCAGCCAGGAGTGATTACTACTCCAGCAGATATTTGTGGTAAGAGACATTCTCCTTCTTCAGATCAACCAGAGGAGGTTGTGACAACCACAACTAAGTCTGTTCACTGGTCACAAGATATTACTTCATCATCTACGGCATCATCACTGCCTCAGGGGGACACTGTGTCTACACCACTAACACCTATGGTGAAGCCATTTACTGGATCAGTTGTGGAGACCAGTAACACAACCACACAAACA GGGTCTGAGCAGCAACGCAAGGTGTCCCGGTTTAAGGCATCTCGCAAAGTGTGA
- the LOC136262848 gene encoding large ribosomal subunit protein uL3-like, giving the protein MFATRSLLHIEAGVLSRGLLSGSLRYCSVAPEAPSEQTQSQWTPSSRRVGTIAIKLGMSHVWLTDGRHVPVTLLQVLDNQVLGVKDEKDKKGFHVVEVGCVNHDKPYKLDEDRLEFYADLGIYPKRKIMEFPVSKDALLAIGTPLLAAHFMVGQFIDVRAITTGKGFQGVMKRHGMKGQPASHGVSKTHRKMGATGGGGDPGRIFKGKKMPGRMGGNNATNFSLKIYRINHVFNVLYVKGQVPGHDGQYVKLRDGLWKPHKSENPPPFPTYFPSEDHKLPEEEFSDNVQAPHGQVIRVKGQPIKVSRKR; this is encoded by the exons ATGTTTGCAACTCGTTCGTTGTTACATATCGAGGCTGGAGTTTTGAGTCGTGGTCTACTGTCAGGCTCACTGAGGTATTGCTCGGTAGCGCCAGAGGCGCCATCAGAACAGACCCAGTCGCAATGGACACCTTCGTCAAGACGTGTTGGAACTATAGCTATAAAGTTAGGCATGTCCCATGTATGGCTAACTGATGGTCGTCACGTGCCAGTAACGTTATTACAG GTACTTGATAATCAAGTGTTAGGAGTGAAGGATGAGAAAGACAAGAAAGGATTTCATGTGGTGGAGGTTGGCTGTGTCAACCATGATAAGCCATATAAG CTAGATGAAGATAGGCTGGAATTCTATGCTGACCTGGGTATATACCCAAAGAGGAAGATAATGGAGTTTCCTGTCAGTAAAGATGCTCTACTTGCTATTG GTACTCCCTTATTAGCTGCCCATTTTATGGTTGGTCAGTTTATTGATGTTAGAGCTATCAC AACTGGTAAAGGTTTCCAAGGTGTGATGAAGCGGCATGGGATGAAAGGTCAACCAGCGTCACACGGTGTGTCCAAGACTCATCGAAAAATGGGGGCCACTGGTGGCggtgga GATCCTGGGCGTATATTTAAAGGAAAGAAAATGCCTGGAAGAATGGGTGGCAACAATGCAACCAACTTCAGCTTAAAA ATATATCGTATCAATCATGTCTTCAATGTTCTCTATGTGAAAGGACAAGTCCCAGGCCACGATGGTCAGTATGTAAAACTAAGAGATGGACTATGGAAACCACATAAGTCTGAAAATCCACCTCCATTCCCAACCTACTTCCCTTCTGAAGACCACAAACTACCAGAGGAAGAATTTTCAGATAATGTTCAAGCCCCACACGGACAGGTTATTAGAGTAAAAGGACAACCAATAAAAGTATCACGAAAACGATAA
- the LOC136262832 gene encoding G1/S-specific cyclin-E-like — protein MDVGVTTRRRSRKAQQSQLSTDKTKSANASGRKKRSQTSKIRRVSVIDKTEATLMKEVTNQECLSVSSTSLNKLSMPVTSSLLEQQENVPPTCPLPNLAWANSQEVWRNMRKKECVTAYPDHVLRTRHPGLTSHMRAILLEWMMEVCEVYKLQRETFYLAVDMYERFMAVNTSIRKEHLQKIGVTCLFAAAKLEEIYPPKVSEFAYVTDGACNIDEMLSLEIAIYKSLEWRLNNTITVNYWVNTYLQLDNTATQRTRQSQKEFHLPTYSRHEFVAVMQLLDLCSLDIGSRQFPSSCLAAAALYHLIDRCRECLSSITGLQLADISTCLNWMSPFVHVFLKHGICPIKQLANVLHSEAHNVQTHDLTLGMLKEVYDLRTSTVKPSSIPMESSVFLTPPHSQETTATC, from the exons ATGGATGTTGGTGTTACTACTCGACGAAGGAGCAGGAAAGCTCAACAAAGTCAGCTGAGCACGGACAAAACAAAATCG GCGAATGCTAGTGGACGAAAGAAGAGGTCACAGACATCCAAGATAAGACGTGTATCCGTGATTGATAAGACAGAG GCGACGTTGATGAAAGAAGTGACTAATCAAGAGTGTTTATCGGTGTCTAGTACTAGTTTGAACAAGCTGTCAATGCCTGTAACATCTTCCCTGCTGGAACAGCAGGAAAATGTCCCGCCCACCTGTCCATTGCCCAATCTCGCGTGGGCGAATTCTCAGGAGGTGTGGCGGAATATGAGGAAGAAGGAGTGTGTTACCGCCTACCCGGATCACGTGTTAAGAACTAGGCACCCAGGACTAACCAGCCACATGAGAGCAATATTGTTAGAATGGATGATGGAG GTGTGTGAAGTGTATAAGTTACAGAGAGAAACATTCTACTTAGCAGTTGATATGTACGAACGCTTCATGGCTGTCAATACTAGTATACGCAAGGAACACTTACAAAAGATTGGTGTCACATGTTTGTTTGCTGCTGCAAAACTTGAA GAAATCTACCCACCCAAAGTGTCTGAGTTTGCTTACGTTACTGATGGTGCTTGTAATATAGACGAAATGTTATCGTTAGAAATTGCTATATACAAG TCACTGGAATGGAGATTGAACAATACCATCACAGTCAATTACTGGGTCAACACTTATCTACAACTTGACAACACTGCAACTCAGCGAACACGACAGTCACAAAAAGAATTCCACCTACCAACCTACTCCAGGCATGAATTTGTAGCAGTCATGCAG CTGTTAGACCTCTGTTCTTTGGATATTGGTTCGCGCCAATTCCCTTCAAGTTGTCTGGCTGCTGCAGCTCTTTATCATTTAATAGATCGTTGTAGGGAATGCCTGTCATCCATCACAG GATTACAACTTGCTGACATCAGCACTTGTCTGAATTGGATGTCTCCATTTGTACATGTTTTCCTTAAACATGGGATTTGTCCTATAAAACAACTCGCAAATGTGTTGCACTCCGAGGCACACAACGTGCAGACACATGACCTTACGTTAGGAATGTTG AAAGAAGTGTATGACTTGAGAACGTCTACAGTGAAGCCTTCATCAATCCCTATGGAGTCTTCGGTTTTTTTAACTCCTCCGCACTCACAAGAAACAACTGCCACTTGCTAG
- the LOC136262863 gene encoding tumor protein p53-inducible nuclear protein 2-like, giving the protein MFPSFITNLFWGRNEEQGYTQLPSDEGYFITEQRDDWVLISEQDHQRKASETQSECSENSLGWVVTPPECGQGEGQAAHNSMEDLLIEHPSMSVYVTNNNEHREEVPAPQQDEEQVQEDNRVAVRPMAHVAAAHPVIRSTKQYPNIINKIPKLTKKATKRHNQQKNNCGKHSKTTKKSQALRQGCFNAGRRHC; this is encoded by the exons ATGTTCCCGTCTTTCATCACAAACTTATTTTGGGGAAGGAACGAAGAACAAGGGTACACTCAACTGCCGAGTGACGAAGGCTACTTTATCACAGAACAGCGCGATGACTGGGTACTGATTTCTGAACAAG ACCACCAGCGGAAGGCCAGTGAAACTCAATCAGAATGTAGCGAGAACTCTCTGGGATGGGTTGTTACACCACCAGAATGTGGCCAAGGAGAGGGACAGGCTGCCCACAACTCAATGGAAGATTTACTGATAGAACACCCCAGTATGTCTGTGTATGTTACAAACAATAATGAACATCGTGAAGAGGTACCTGCCCCTCAACAAGATGAAGAACAAGTTCAAGAAGACAACAGGGTTGCTGTCAGACCAATGGCACATGTGGCAGCTGCCCATCCTGTAATCAGAAGTACCAAACAGTACCCAAACATCATCAACAAGATCCCCAAGTTGACAAAGAAGGCAACTAAACGACACAACCAACAAAAGAACAATTGTGGGAAACATTCAAAGACCACCAAGAAGTCTCAGGCTCTACGTCAAGGATGCTTCAACGCTGGACGTCGTCACTGCTAA